A genomic stretch from Bradyrhizobium quebecense includes:
- a CDS encoding pyridoxal-phosphate dependent enzyme gives MLLGDRFPMIGAHKVLPAYAALIEQLVTGRFDPSKQKAVWPSTGNYCRGGVAVSRILGCRGVAVLPEGMSRERFEWLEKWVTDPGDIIRTPGTESNVKEIYDKCAELSRDDSNVILNQFSSFSNYLIHYECTGRAAEDAFKAFNQDDNHELAAFVSATGSSGTIAAGDFLKRRWGSKVVAVEALECPTMLNNGYGEHNIQGIGDKHIPLIHNVMNLDFVVGVSDRTTDQLNLLFGTRAGRDYLETRRGLEPALVRAFDHIGISGLANIIASIKLARQMNYGPEKAIVTVATDSASMYGSERRQFEESHYARGLDQVNAAEIFGACLLGAASDNVVELTEHSRRAVFNLGYYTWVEQQGVSVADFERRRSQSFWSKIQDSLGEWDQLTIEFNKEANLANA, from the coding sequence GTGTTGCTCGGCGATCGCTTTCCGATGATCGGCGCGCACAAGGTCCTGCCGGCCTATGCCGCCTTGATCGAGCAGCTCGTGACGGGGCGCTTCGATCCATCCAAACAGAAGGCTGTCTGGCCCTCCACCGGCAATTATTGTCGCGGCGGCGTCGCCGTTTCGCGGATCCTCGGCTGTCGCGGCGTTGCCGTCTTACCAGAAGGGATGAGTCGCGAGCGCTTCGAATGGCTCGAGAAGTGGGTGACGGACCCGGGCGATATCATCCGGACACCCGGCACCGAGAGCAACGTCAAGGAGATCTACGACAAGTGCGCGGAGCTCAGTCGGGACGACAGCAACGTCATTCTCAACCAGTTCTCGTCGTTCTCAAACTATCTCATCCACTATGAGTGCACGGGGCGCGCGGCGGAAGATGCCTTCAAGGCGTTCAATCAAGACGATAACCACGAATTGGCGGCCTTCGTTTCGGCAACCGGATCGTCGGGGACGATCGCCGCCGGTGATTTTCTCAAGAGGCGCTGGGGCTCAAAGGTCGTAGCGGTCGAGGCGCTCGAATGCCCGACGATGCTCAACAATGGCTATGGCGAGCACAACATTCAGGGGATCGGCGACAAGCACATTCCGCTCATTCACAATGTCATGAACCTCGACTTCGTCGTCGGGGTCTCGGACCGAACCACGGACCAGCTCAACCTGCTGTTCGGCACGAGAGCGGGCCGGGATTATCTCGAGACGCGCCGCGGTCTCGAACCCGCGCTGGTGCGCGCCTTTGACCATATCGGCATCTCCGGGCTCGCCAACATCATCGCCTCGATCAAGCTGGCCAGGCAGATGAACTACGGGCCCGAGAAGGCCATTGTCACCGTGGCGACGGACAGCGCTTCCATGTATGGCAGTGAACGCAGGCAGTTCGAAGAGAGCCACTACGCGCGTGGCCTTGATCAGGTGAACGCCGCCGAAATCTTCGGCGCCTGCCTGCTCGGCGCCGCCTCCGACAATGTCGTTGAGCTGACGGAGCATTCGCGCCGCGCCGTCTTCAACCTCGGCTACTACACCTGGGTCGAGCAGCAGGGGGTTTCAGTCGCCGATTTTGAGCGGCGCCGTTCGCAGTCCTTCTGGAGCAAAATTCAGGACAGCCTGGGCGAATGGGATCAACTCACCATCGAGTTCAACAAGGAAGCGAATTTGGCGAACGCTTGA
- the cofH gene encoding 5-amino-6-(D-ribitylamino)uracil--L-tyrosine 4-hydroxyphenyl transferase CofH, with product MTSVLNLPFDRRLCRSEAYELIDLADIDQLLTVAARRRDAAHGDVITYSPKVFIPLTQLCRDVCHYCTFAHAPRSNVKPYLSIEEAVSIARAGREAGCHEALFTLGDKPELRYRVAREELTRLGHESSLSYLAEVAGAVFEQTGLLPHVNPGIMSQLDLAMLRKVSVSQGIMLESASDRLCAKGGPHFGSPDKVPAVRLQTIKTAGEQAIPFTSGILIGIGETRAERIDALLALRDLNDAHGHLQEIIVQNFRPKVGTRMANAPAPSVDDHLWTIAVARLIFEPEMNIQAPPNLSPAALGRVVAAGINDWGGVSPVTPDHVNPEAPWPHLRLLEAATRSTGKRLEKRLPIYPSFARYPSRWLDNRLLKSVLDRIDGDGFPRTDDWHPGHIGGLPSRELGWLKSAPRTAHGSEVTSVIAKAQRGDELSEGEIVRLFRAHERDFTSICRSADELRSSVNGDVVSYVVCRNINYTNICSFKCQFCAFSKGKMSENLRGRPYDLEMSEVAQRVTEAWDRGASEVCMQGGIHPSYTGQKYLDVCRAVKGAVPSMHLHAFSPLEIHQGAHTLGISVAEFLQELKAAGLGTLPGTAAEILDDEVRETLCADKIRTQQWLDVMRTAHSIGLRSTATIMFGHIERYDHWARHLLRLRRLQAETGGFTELVPLPFVHMEAPVYLKGRARPGPTFREAVLMHAVSRLVLNPHITNIQASWVKMGPEGLRHCLSAGVNDLGGTLMDESISRSAGASHGQEMTPQALESIIISAGRVPRQRTTTYGVADDVRRQRSFDAVHERQTSTGMRSAGC from the coding sequence ATGACGTCCGTCTTAAATCTCCCGTTCGACCGTCGCCTGTGCCGAAGCGAAGCCTACGAGCTGATAGATCTTGCTGACATCGACCAACTCCTGACGGTAGCCGCCAGGCGAAGGGATGCCGCGCATGGCGACGTCATCACCTATTCGCCGAAGGTGTTCATCCCGCTTACCCAGCTTTGCCGCGATGTCTGTCACTACTGCACGTTCGCCCACGCGCCGCGTTCGAACGTCAAGCCGTATCTCTCGATCGAGGAAGCGGTCTCCATCGCCAGGGCCGGCAGGGAGGCCGGCTGTCATGAGGCGCTGTTTACGCTCGGCGACAAGCCCGAGCTTCGCTACCGCGTCGCGCGTGAGGAGCTGACAAGGCTCGGCCACGAATCCTCGCTCTCGTATCTCGCCGAAGTCGCCGGGGCTGTGTTCGAGCAAACTGGCCTGCTCCCTCACGTCAATCCCGGGATCATGAGCCAGCTCGACCTGGCCATGCTGCGCAAGGTATCGGTCTCGCAGGGGATCATGCTGGAGTCCGCGTCCGATCGGCTTTGCGCGAAGGGCGGCCCCCACTTCGGATCGCCGGACAAGGTGCCCGCCGTCAGGCTTCAGACGATCAAGACTGCCGGTGAGCAGGCCATTCCGTTCACATCCGGAATCCTGATCGGCATCGGGGAGACCAGGGCCGAACGGATCGATGCATTGCTCGCGCTGCGGGACCTGAACGATGCGCATGGGCATCTGCAGGAGATCATCGTCCAGAACTTCCGGCCGAAGGTTGGGACGCGCATGGCCAATGCGCCGGCGCCATCCGTGGACGATCATCTCTGGACCATTGCTGTCGCCCGCCTGATATTCGAGCCGGAGATGAACATTCAGGCGCCGCCGAACCTCAGTCCGGCCGCCCTGGGGCGCGTCGTTGCGGCAGGGATCAACGATTGGGGCGGCGTGTCGCCTGTCACGCCGGACCACGTCAATCCCGAAGCACCGTGGCCGCATCTGCGGCTCCTGGAGGCTGCAACGCGGTCAACCGGCAAGCGGCTCGAGAAGCGGCTGCCGATCTATCCGAGCTTCGCACGCTATCCCTCGCGCTGGCTCGACAACAGGCTGCTGAAGTCGGTCCTCGATCGCATCGATGGGGACGGATTTCCGCGCACCGACGACTGGCACCCCGGCCACATCGGCGGGCTTCCATCGCGCGAACTCGGATGGTTGAAATCCGCTCCGCGCACCGCACACGGCAGCGAGGTCACATCCGTCATTGCCAAGGCCCAGCGCGGCGATGAGCTTTCGGAGGGCGAGATCGTCAGGCTGTTCCGCGCTCACGAGCGCGACTTTACCAGCATTTGCCGGTCGGCCGACGAATTGCGGAGCAGCGTCAACGGCGACGTGGTGTCCTACGTCGTATGCCGCAATATCAACTACACCAACATCTGTTCCTTCAAATGCCAGTTCTGCGCCTTCTCGAAGGGCAAGATGAGCGAGAATCTGCGCGGGCGGCCCTACGACCTCGAAATGTCGGAAGTCGCGCAGCGGGTCACCGAGGCCTGGGACCGTGGCGCCTCCGAAGTGTGCATGCAGGGCGGCATCCATCCTTCCTATACGGGGCAGAAGTACCTGGATGTTTGTCGGGCCGTGAAGGGCGCCGTCCCGTCCATGCACCTCCATGCGTTCTCGCCGCTCGAGATCCATCAAGGCGCGCACACGCTTGGCATTTCGGTTGCCGAATTCTTGCAGGAGCTGAAAGCGGCCGGCTTGGGCACCCTGCCCGGAACGGCCGCCGAGATCCTCGACGACGAGGTGCGCGAGACGCTCTGCGCCGACAAGATCAGGACCCAGCAGTGGCTCGACGTCATGCGCACGGCGCACTCGATCGGGCTCCGATCGACGGCCACCATCATGTTCGGCCATATCGAGCGGTACGACCATTGGGCGCGGCATCTGCTCCGGCTGCGGCGCTTGCAGGCGGAGACCGGCGGATTTACCGAACTCGTGCCGCTGCCGTTCGTTCACATGGAAGCGCCGGTCTATCTCAAGGGCCGGGCACGACCGGGCCCGACATTCCGCGAGGCGGTCCTGATGCATGCGGTGTCGCGCCTCGTCCTCAACCCGCACATCACCAATATCCAGGCGTCCTGGGTCAAGATGGGACCAGAGGGGCTGCGGCACTGCCTTTCGGCCGGTGTCAACGACCTCGGCGGTACGCTGATGGATGAGAGCATCTCGCGGTCGGCCGGCGCCTCGCACGGCCAGGAAATGACGCCGCAGGCGCTCGAATCGATCATCATTTCGGCAGGCCGTGTGCCGCGTCAGCGCACGACGACGTATGGCGTCGCGGATGACGTTCGGAGGCAGCGTTCATTTGACGCGGTCCATGAGCGGCAGACCAGCACGGGCATGCGATCCGCGGGGTGCTAA
- the cofC gene encoding 2-phospho-L-lactate guanylyltransferase, with product MDDSETWALVPVKRFSQAKSRLGDILVATERAKLAQAMLCDVLGNLRDTRSLAGIAVVSADPEAFAIAKRFGAAMIFDEVETGVNAAVQRGLDALQPYGRRVLVVPADIPFARPEDFEHVIRLLDHTPIVLVPALYDGGTNALAMRSPDMLEPRFGEDSFRAHRALARQRQLSCSVFKSHGIGKDIDCPIDFGPYLISSQNLGTTGSFLDELRIAERFGIDDHPVPVRLF from the coding sequence ATGGACGATTCGGAAACCTGGGCCCTGGTGCCTGTCAAACGGTTCAGTCAAGCAAAGAGCAGGCTGGGCGACATCCTGGTGGCGACCGAGCGCGCAAAACTGGCGCAAGCCATGCTGTGCGATGTTCTCGGAAACCTGCGGGATACGCGCTCGCTGGCCGGCATCGCCGTGGTGAGCGCCGATCCGGAAGCCTTTGCGATCGCCAAGCGCTTCGGCGCGGCCATGATCTTCGACGAGGTCGAGACCGGCGTTAATGCCGCGGTACAGCGTGGCCTCGATGCGTTGCAACCGTACGGGCGGCGGGTTCTTGTCGTGCCCGCCGATATTCCGTTCGCCCGGCCGGAGGACTTCGAACACGTCATCCGGTTACTGGACCACACGCCGATCGTGCTCGTACCCGCGCTTTACGACGGTGGCACAAATGCTCTGGCGATGCGATCGCCCGACATGCTGGAGCCTCGATTTGGCGAAGACAGCTTTCGCGCGCACCGCGCCCTGGCGCGGCAGCGGCAATTGAGCTGCAGCGTGTTCAAGTCGCATGGCATCGGCAAGGACATCGACTGCCCAATCGATTTTGGTCCATATCTGATCTCGTCGCAAAACCTCGGAACGACAGGTTCGTTTCTTGATGAGCTCAGAATTGCCGAGCGCTTCGGCATCGACGACCATCCCGTTCCCGTGAGGCTGTTCTGA
- the cofD gene encoding 2-phospho-L-lactate transferase encodes MSGADLNVVALCGGVGGAKLAYGLNRLLGAKLAVIVNTGDDFEHLGLTISPDIDTVVYTLGELADEERGWGRAGESWNFMEALGGLKGETWFRLGDRDLAMHVLRSRALSAGVTLTDFTGRIASHLGIEASILPMTDDPFATIVVTADQKLAFQRYFVDLQARPEVRKIEFQSPSGGTATSAALRAIGVADAVIVCPSNPYLSIDPILAVPGIRAALDAAKAPIVAISPLVGGRAIKGPTAKIMNELGVATNCASIVRHYGFLDGLVMDREDQAAADAIGIPVHVTNTIMHSKDERVELARQCLGFLDRLNG; translated from the coding sequence ATGAGTGGCGCTGACCTCAACGTTGTTGCGCTTTGCGGCGGAGTCGGAGGCGCCAAGCTTGCCTATGGCCTCAATCGCCTGCTGGGCGCCAAGCTCGCCGTCATCGTCAACACGGGCGACGACTTCGAGCATCTCGGTCTCACGATCTCGCCGGACATCGACACGGTCGTTTATACGCTGGGCGAGCTTGCCGACGAAGAGCGTGGCTGGGGGCGAGCCGGCGAAAGCTGGAATTTCATGGAGGCGCTCGGCGGCCTGAAGGGCGAGACATGGTTTCGTTTGGGAGACCGCGATCTTGCCATGCACGTCCTGCGCTCGCGCGCGCTGAGCGCCGGCGTGACCTTGACCGATTTCACGGGCAGGATTGCATCGCATCTCGGCATTGAGGCGAGCATCCTGCCGATGACCGACGATCCGTTTGCGACGATCGTCGTGACGGCCGATCAGAAGCTCGCGTTTCAACGCTATTTCGTCGATCTGCAGGCGCGGCCCGAAGTGCGGAAGATCGAATTCCAGAGCCCCAGCGGTGGAACGGCGACCAGCGCCGCATTGCGGGCCATCGGCGTTGCCGATGCTGTCATTGTCTGTCCGTCGAACCCGTATCTCAGCATCGATCCGATCCTGGCTGTACCCGGTATCCGGGCAGCCTTGGACGCGGCGAAGGCTCCCATCGTTGCAATCTCGCCGCTGGTCGGCGGCCGCGCCATCAAGGGGCCGACCGCAAAGATCATGAACGAGCTTGGCGTCGCGACCAACTGCGCCTCGATTGTCAGGCACTATGGCTTTCTCGATGGTCTGGTGATGGATCGCGAAGACCAGGCCGCCGCCGATGCGATCGGCATTCCCGTGCATGTGACGAACACGATCATGCACTCGAAGGATGAGCGCGTTGAGCTGGCACGGCAGTGTCTCGGATTTCTTGATCGACTAAACGGCTGA